The DNA sequence CTTTTATTGAAAAAACATTCCCAGTTCTAACTGACAGAGAACATCGTGCAATTGCTGGTTTATCAATGGGAGGCGGTCAATCATTAAATTTTGGACTTGGAAATTTAGACAAATTTGCTTGGGTTGGCGGGTTTTCTTCTGCTCCAAATACTAAAAATCCGAAGGAACTTTTTCCAAATCTGGAAGAATCTAAAAAGAAATTAAAATTGCTTTGGATTTCATGTGGAGATAACGATGGCTTAATTCCTTTTAGTACACGAACACATGAATATGCAAGAGACAATAATATTCCACATATTTTTTATATAGAACCCGGAGTACATGATTTTAAAGTTTGGAAAAATAGTTTGTATATGTTTTCCAAAATAATATTTAAAAATGTTGACGAAACAAAATTCTCACAATGCAGCCCTTTGGGAATTCCGGCATCAAGTAATGTTAGAAGAGCAAAGTATCCGCAGATTTTACCAGATAATAGAGTAATATTTCAAGTAAAAGCTCCGGAAGCAAAAAATGTTCAGATTGATTTGGGCAAAAAATATGATATGATAAAAGATACAAGCGGTGTTTGGGAAATTATAACCGATACGATTTGTGAAGGGTTTCATTATTATTCATTATTGATTGACGGCGTTGCAGTTTGCGATCCGGCAAGTGAAACTTTTTACGGTATGGGTAGAATGGCTTCGGGAATTGAGATTCCACACAAAAATGATTTTTATTATGAATTGAAAGATGTACCTCATGGTGATATAAGAATTAAAAAATATTTTTCAAATGTCTTAAACAGATGGCGACAAGTTTATATTTATACTCCTCCCGGTTATGATCAAAATGTTAATGAAAAATATCCAGTGCTCTATATATTGCATGGTGGAGGCGAAGATGAACGCGGATGGGCAACTCAAGGTAAAACAGATATTATTTTAGATAATTTAATTTCAGATAAAAAAGCAGTCCCAATGGTTATTGTAATGCCCGATGGAAATATTGATGCCCCAATGTTCGGTGATCAAGTTTTAAAAATGTTTGAAACAGAATTATCAAAATCTGTTATTCCATTTATTGAAAATAATTATCGAGTTAAAACAGATTCTAAAAATCGCGCACTTGCTGGTTTATCAATGGGCGGACTTCAAACACTCTATGCCGGAATTAACAATACAGAAATGTTTTCATACTTGGGAGTTTTTAGTTCGGGTTGGATCCAACCGATGCAAAAAGATTTAGCGAATTCACAATATGATTTTATACGAAACAATGTTGATAAAATAAATACAAATTTAAAATTATTTTGGATTTCGATGGGTGGAAAAGAAGATATTGCTTACAATAATTGCCAATTGATGATTCAAAAATTTGATGAGATGAAAATAAATTATCAATATAGTGAATATCCCGGCGGACATACCTGGCCGGTTTGGCGTCATGATTTATTCAACATAGCACAATTATTATTCAAATAAAATATTGCTAAAAGAATGAAGAAATTTAATAAAATATTTTGCCGAGTAGAAATTAACATAACAAAAAATCTTTTCAACTTGATTTTATTTTGTGTGTTATTTTCTACAGTAATATTTTCACAATCAGCAAACAATGGAAAAAAAATTAGCTCCAATTTATTTGGATTATTTTTTGAAGATATTAATTATGCAGCAGATGGCGGACTTTATGCAGAGCTTGTGCAAAACCGTTCGTTTGAATATAATCCTACAGAACAAAAAAGTTGGAATCCCTTTTCTTTCTGGGAATATATTTCACCCGGGTTTTCTTATGGAAGAATTAGTGTAGAAACAAATTCACCAATTCATTCAAACAATCCGCATTACATAGTGCTTGATGTTGAACATGTTGGACATGAAGGTAATTATATTGGTGATACCGGAGTTGGTTTAAAAAATTCCGGATTTAACGGAATGGTAATTAAGACTGGTGAAAAATATAATTTTACTTTTTTTGTACATCAATATTCAGAAGAACCAATTAATTTCAAAATAAGTTTGCAAAGTCCATCCGGCAAAATTAAATATGCTGAAAATCAAATTACAACTTCTTCAAAAGATTGGAAAAAATATTCAACAAGTTTAATTGCATCAGAAAAAAGTGACAGTGCAACATTAGTGATTCTGGCATCAACCAAAGGAAAATTTGCAATCGATGTAATTTCTTTATTTCCGGAAAAAACGTTTCTTAATCGCACAAATGGATTAAGAAATGATATTGCTCAAGTACTTGCCGATATGAAACCAAAGTTTATTCGTTTTCCTGGAGGATGTCTTGTGCATGGCGATGGATTGGGTAATATGTACAGGTGGAAAAATACAATCGGTCCAATTGAACAAAGAAAAGAACAGAGAAATATATGGGGTTATCACCAAACAACCGGTCTTGGATATTTTGAGTATTTTCAATATTGTGAAGATATTGGCGCAAAGCCTTTACCGGTATTGCCAGCTGCGGTTAGTTGTCAGAATTCCGGAGGAACCTGGAGAATTGGAGGTACTGGGCAGAAAGCACTGCAAATGAATGAAATGGATGAATATATTCAAGAAATCCTTGATTTAATTGAATGGGCAAATGGTCCAATTACTTCAACTTGGGGTAAAAAGAGAGCTGAAGCTGGACATCCAAAACCATTTAATCTAGAATTTATTGGGATTGGCAATGAAGATAAAATGACACCGGATTTTCAAGAAAGATTTAAAATGATATTTGAAGTTGTAAAATCAAAACATCCGGAAATAACAATAATTGGTACAACCGGACCTTTTCACAGTGGAGAAGATTTTGAGAAAGGATGGAAATTAGCAAATGAATTACAAATCCCAATTGTTGATGAGCATTATTATGTCGATCCCAATTGGCTTTTAGCAAATCAGAATCGTTATGATAAATACGATAGAAATAAATCGAAAGTTTATCTTGGGGAATATGCTTCTTGGGGAAACGAGATAATAAATGCAATTACCGAAGCAGCTTATTTAACGTCGTTAGAGAGAAATGGCGATGTAGTTGTTATGGCATCATATGCACCTATGCTTGCTAAAAAAGATTTTACACAGTGGAAAACCGACTTGATATTTTTTGACAATAATCAAATTTTACTTACACCAAATTACCATGTTCAAAAAATGTTTATGACGAATCAAGGTGAAACGTATTATGATAATATTATTTCATTTGATGAAAGTGATACGACTTTAGCTTCATCTTGCGTTAAAGATAGCGAAAGCGGTGATATAATTTTAAAATTAGTTAATGCAAGCCTTGAAATGAAATCAATTAAAATTGATTTATCAAATTTTAAAATTTATTCAGAAGCTGAGAAAACAATTTTATTTGGTGATCCGGAAGATGAAAATTCATTTGATAATCTTGTAAAAATTATGCCAGAAAAATCAACAATGAAAATTCATTCAAAATTTAATTGTGATCTACTGGCAATGTCATTAACTGTTCTAAGAATAAAAACAGAAAAATAATTATTGCATAGTATGAGTAAAATTATGAGTAAAAAAAAGTTTATACCTAAAATAATTTTATTGATGATAATTATTTTATCTGCAACCAATTTAAGTGCACAAAAACTTCACAGCGATAATGGGGATGGTACATTTACAAATCCGGTTATTGCGGCTGATTTTCCAGATCCAGATGTGATTCTTGTAGATGATACTTATTATATGGTTACCACAACAATGTTTATTTTCCCCGGAGTAACAGTTCTTAAATCCAAAGATTTAGTTAATTGGGAATATTGTAGCAATGCGGTTCCTAGATTTGATTTTAGTCCATGTTATAATCTTGATGGGTGTAATAGATATCGACACGGACAATGGGCAACAAGTATAAAGTACAATAAAGGAAAATTTTATTTATTGTTTATAACTCTTGATGAAGGCGGATTTATTTGCTCCTCAGAAAAAGCTGAAGGTTCTTGGGAAATTAAAAAATTACCCAAAGGGTTTTATGATCCTGGATTATTTTTTGATGAAGATGGAAGAATATTTGTTGCTCATGGATATAGTGAAATTAGAATTACCGAAGTTGATAAAAATTTTACACCAATAAGCAAAGATTCGCTTGTTTACGTCGGCGATATTCGAAAAGGTTTAGAGGGTGCTCATGTTTATAAAATTAACGATTATTATTATTTGTATTGCACATACGGAGGACTAGACGGAATTCAAGTTGCTCTTCGTTCAAAAAATATTTACGGACCATATGAACAAAAAATTGTAATTAGTGAAAAAACTCATGGCTCAAACTTTGGCATACATCAAGGAGCACTAATTAAAACTCAAACTGGAGAATGGTGGACAATGCTTTTTGTTGATAGCGGTCCTTTCGGTCGTTTCCCATCATTGCAGCCGGTGACTTGGATTGATGGTTGGCCAATGGTTGGCGTTGATGGAAAAGCTGTAGTTAATTATAAAAAGCCCAATGTTGGAAAAGAATATCCAATAAAAATATTTCCCACATCTGATGAATTTAATACTCAAGAATTGGGAATGCAATGGGGATGGAATCATAATCCGGAACAAAGTAAATGGTCACTTTCAGAAAATCACGGATACTTAAGATTAAAAACAGTTAGAATTGTTGACAGCTTGCAAAAAGCACAAAATACTTTAACACAAAGAATGTTTGCATATTATTCCGATACTTTAGCAACAGTTGGAACAACAGAATTAAATTTTGAAAATATGAAAGATGGTGATATTGCCGGATTAGCAATATTTCAAGATCCGTATGCATTTATCGGAGTAAGAAAAAACAATAATAAAAATTATGTGATTATGTTTAACAATGGAAAAATAATTGATTCGACTGAAGTTAACGGAAATAAAATTTATTTAAAAGCTAACGCAATTTACGGATCGGGTGCCGAAGATATTTTTACGGGCGATGCTCCAGCTGGATCTGGAACTGCAACTTTTTCATTTAGTATTGATAATAAAAATTTTACAAATATTGGTGATGAATTAAAAATGAGATTTAGTTTAAAAATATTCACGGGAAATAAATTTTGTTTATTTAACTATGCTACAAAGGAATTTGGTGGTTATGTTGATTTCAATTGGTTTAGAACAAGTGCCGAAAAAATTTAAATATATAATTTGAAATATATTCGCTAATATTTTTTTAATATCATAAATGTGGGGGTAAGATGAAGAATAATATTAAACAAAATCAAAAGTTTAAAAAACCTTTAAGATTGAAATATGGAGAAATCATAATGAAACAATCAGCAACTTTTGCACTTTTGTTAATTTTACTGTTAATTTTAACAGAAAATTCATTTGCACAAAAACTTAAATTAAATGAATCAGATTATTTTGAAGCACAAGGAATTAATGTTTTAGTTTTTAGTAATCAATACAACGGAATGTTTTTTGATGAAAAAACTGCTGGTATTGAATTAATTCAACATGGTGTGCGTACATCAACCGGCGGCGCAGTAAGATTGGCAAACACTCCGGAGCAATGGGATTTAGTTCCGATGGTTGTTGATCGAAAAGTTGACAAAGAAAAAAATAGTATTGATGTTGTTTTGAAATATGAAGAGTTTGATTTTACTTCCAAAATAAATGTAACTGCAAAAGAAAATGGTGTATTGATAAGTGTATATCTTGATAATCCGGTTCCGGA is a window from the Ignavibacteriota bacterium genome containing:
- a CDS encoding esterase — translated: MNIRIIFIVFLLFSCNYLKAQNLEKQAPIGFDVYRENIAHGKIDSVTYESKTVGTKRKAIIYTPPEFSKDKKYPVLYLLHGIGGDEKEWLKGAQPQIIFDNLYAENKIEPMIVVMPNGRAMKDDRAIGNIFDKEKVDAFANFEKDLLNDLIPFIEKTFPVLTDREHRAIAGLSMGGGQSLNFGLGNLDKFAWVGGFSSAPNTKNPKELFPNLEESKKKLKLLWISCGDNDGLIPFSTRTHEYARDNNIPHIFYIEPGVHDFKVWKNSLYMFSKIIFKNVDETKFSQCSPLGIPASSNVRRAKYPQILPDNRVIFQVKAPEAKNVQIDLGKKYDMIKDTSGVWEIITDTICEGFHYYSLLIDGVAVCDPASETFYGMGRMASGIEIPHKNDFYYELKDVPHGDIRIKKYFSNVLNRWRQVYIYTPPGYDQNVNEKYPVLYILHGGGEDERGWATQGKTDIILDNLISDKKAVPMVIVMPDGNIDAPMFGDQVLKMFETELSKSVIPFIENNYRVKTDSKNRALAGLSMGGLQTLYAGINNTEMFSYLGVFSSGWIQPMQKDLANSQYDFIRNNVDKINTNLKLFWISMGGKEDIAYNNCQLMIQKFDEMKINYQYSEYPGGHTWPVWRHDLFNIAQLLFK
- a CDS encoding alpha-N-arabinofuranosidase; protein product: MKKFNKIFCRVEINITKNLFNLILFCVLFSTVIFSQSANNGKKISSNLFGLFFEDINYAADGGLYAELVQNRSFEYNPTEQKSWNPFSFWEYISPGFSYGRISVETNSPIHSNNPHYIVLDVEHVGHEGNYIGDTGVGLKNSGFNGMVIKTGEKYNFTFFVHQYSEEPINFKISLQSPSGKIKYAENQITTSSKDWKKYSTSLIASEKSDSATLVILASTKGKFAIDVISLFPEKTFLNRTNGLRNDIAQVLADMKPKFIRFPGGCLVHGDGLGNMYRWKNTIGPIEQRKEQRNIWGYHQTTGLGYFEYFQYCEDIGAKPLPVLPAAVSCQNSGGTWRIGGTGQKALQMNEMDEYIQEILDLIEWANGPITSTWGKKRAEAGHPKPFNLEFIGIGNEDKMTPDFQERFKMIFEVVKSKHPEITIIGTTGPFHSGEDFEKGWKLANELQIPIVDEHYYVDPNWLLANQNRYDKYDRNKSKVYLGEYASWGNEIINAITEAAYLTSLERNGDVVVMASYAPMLAKKDFTQWKTDLIFFDNNQILLTPNYHVQKMFMTNQGETYYDNIISFDESDTTLASSCVKDSESGDIILKLVNASLEMKSIKIDLSNFKIYSEAEKTILFGDPEDENSFDNLVKIMPEKSTMKIHSKFNCDLLAMSLTVLRIKTEK
- a CDS encoding glycoside hydrolase 43 family protein, with amino-acid sequence MSKKKFIPKIILLMIIILSATNLSAQKLHSDNGDGTFTNPVIAADFPDPDVILVDDTYYMVTTTMFIFPGVTVLKSKDLVNWEYCSNAVPRFDFSPCYNLDGCNRYRHGQWATSIKYNKGKFYLLFITLDEGGFICSSEKAEGSWEIKKLPKGFYDPGLFFDEDGRIFVAHGYSEIRITEVDKNFTPISKDSLVYVGDIRKGLEGAHVYKINDYYYLYCTYGGLDGIQVALRSKNIYGPYEQKIVISEKTHGSNFGIHQGALIKTQTGEWWTMLFVDSGPFGRFPSLQPVTWIDGWPMVGVDGKAVVNYKKPNVGKEYPIKIFPTSDEFNTQELGMQWGWNHNPEQSKWSLSENHGYLRLKTVRIVDSLQKAQNTLTQRMFAYYSDTLATVGTTELNFENMKDGDIAGLAIFQDPYAFIGVRKNNNKNYVIMFNNGKIIDSTEVNGNKIYLKANAIYGSGAEDIFTGDAPAGSGTATFSFSIDNKNFTNIGDELKMRFSLKIFTGNKFCLFNYATKEFGGYVDFNWFRTSAEKI